A DNA window from Pseudoalteromonas spongiae UST010723-006 contains the following coding sequences:
- a CDS encoding tRNA-dihydrouridine synthase gives MKLILAPMEGVVDFHMRQLLTDIGGFDLCVTEFIRVVDALLPARVFHRYCPELNNQGKTQSGTPVRIQLLGQHANVLAENAQRAVELGSHGVDLNFGCPAKTVNKSKGGAILLKEPEQIYQIVKAVRDAVPVDDEVSAKVRLGFDDCSQSQEIFDAVCSAGASSIAIHARTKRDGYRPPAYWEKIKPLKTTSDINVVANGEVWNFDHYRLCQQRSGCDDVMLGRGVLAKPDLAAEIVSKRNGEHYTALSWKQILHHIIDSSMHCDGGNSERYFASRTKQWLGYLKLQYTDANLFFEEIKRLKSSQEVLDKILQASNKVTTC, from the coding sequence ATGAAACTGATTTTGGCACCGATGGAAGGTGTTGTTGACTTCCATATGCGACAATTACTCACCGATATTGGTGGATTTGACCTGTGTGTTACTGAATTTATCCGTGTTGTTGATGCATTATTACCTGCTCGTGTATTTCATCGATACTGCCCTGAGTTAAACAATCAGGGAAAAACCCAATCTGGCACCCCTGTGCGCATTCAATTACTGGGACAACACGCAAATGTGCTTGCAGAAAATGCACAGCGTGCAGTTGAACTTGGTTCTCACGGTGTTGATTTGAATTTTGGCTGTCCTGCAAAAACCGTCAATAAAAGTAAAGGCGGCGCAATACTACTCAAAGAGCCAGAGCAAATTTATCAAATTGTAAAAGCTGTGCGAGATGCGGTGCCTGTGGATGATGAGGTATCAGCTAAGGTTCGCCTTGGTTTTGATGACTGTTCTCAAAGCCAAGAAATTTTTGATGCTGTTTGCAGTGCCGGCGCCTCAAGTATCGCGATTCATGCAAGAACAAAACGTGACGGCTACCGCCCTCCTGCGTATTGGGAAAAAATAAAACCACTCAAAACTACCTCTGATATCAATGTCGTTGCCAACGGTGAGGTGTGGAATTTTGACCATTATAGATTGTGCCAACAACGCAGTGGCTGTGATGATGTGATGCTAGGTCGTGGTGTGTTGGCAAAGCCCGATCTGGCAGCTGAAATTGTCAGCAAGCGCAATGGCGAACATTACACTGCATTATCGTGGAAGCAAATACTACATCATATAATTGACTCATCAATGCATTGTGATGGCGGTAACAGTGAACGTTACTTCGCCAGTCGCACAAAACAGTGGCTTGGCTATTTAAAACTGCAATACACCGATGCAAACCTCTTTTTTGAAGAAATAAAACGACTTAAATCGAGTCAAGAAGTGCTCGATAAAATTTTACAGGCGAGTAACAAAGTTACTACTTGTTGA
- a CDS encoding DUF692 domain-containing protein gives MVGLGLRREMLDPLIEDYPKQIDFLEVAPENWLILGGALGKKFKQLTEQHNFVCHGLSLSIGSPEPLDIDFVKDLKVFFKQHNIKAYSEHLSYCSGTGHMYDLMPIPFSEEAARYVAERIRTVQDILEMPIAMENVSYYAAPGQQMSELDFTNLVLEEANCELLLDVNNIYVNAVNHGYSASEFLKGLPTKRISYGHIAGHYNEADDLIVDTHGADVIDPVWQLLREAYQIHGVFPTLLERDFNIPAMPELLGEVDTIAAIQAENIKRETA, from the coding sequence ATGGTAGGGCTTGGTCTACGACGTGAAATGCTTGATCCATTAATCGAAGACTACCCAAAACAAATCGATTTTTTAGAAGTTGCGCCTGAAAATTGGTTGATCTTAGGTGGCGCATTAGGCAAAAAGTTTAAGCAATTAACCGAACAACATAATTTTGTGTGCCACGGGTTATCCCTTTCAATCGGTTCACCTGAGCCACTTGATATTGATTTTGTTAAAGATCTTAAAGTGTTCTTTAAACAACATAATATTAAAGCCTACAGCGAACATTTAAGTTATTGCTCGGGTACAGGGCATATGTATGATCTCATGCCAATTCCATTTAGTGAAGAAGCAGCCCGTTATGTCGCAGAGCGCATTCGCACGGTGCAAGATATTCTTGAAATGCCTATCGCGATGGAAAACGTATCGTATTACGCAGCGCCTGGACAGCAAATGTCTGAGTTAGACTTCACTAACTTGGTTTTAGAAGAAGCCAACTGCGAGTTATTACTCGATGTAAATAATATTTATGTTAACGCCGTCAATCATGGTTACAGTGCCAGCGAATTTTTAAAAGGGCTTCCTACCAAACGCATTAGCTACGGCCATATCGCCGGGCATTATAATGAAGCGGATGATTTAATTGTTGATACCCATGGCGCAGATGTAATAGATCCTGTTTGGCAATTGTTACGCGAGGCATATCAAATTCATGGCGTGTTCCCGACCTTGTTAGAGCGTGATTTTAACATTCCGGCGATGCCCGAATTATTAGGTGAAGTTGACACCATTGCCGCAATTCAGGCAGAGAATATTAAGCGAGAAACAGCTTAA
- a CDS encoding tetratricopeptide repeat protein, whose translation MKTLSKVTALALLISLGGAVYSAPTLAKADPAKIEERKKRKTKVMGERTGKKVVKAFDVYNGDQEKGIEGDVAGALQMMKEIEPSDEFDRAQVNYYMAQMSYQLEKFDDAIRLAKAAAKPDVLNFKDQATVMKLIADLQRQEKQYKDARDSYYAWMDFTGEEDAKVYLAIASIYYETKEYKNIIAPADRAIELSKKEPIKSAYDLKVGAYVELKQFNNAVKTSEEQVKIWPNEYKLWTRLASFYMQQEDYKKGLAAAKVAERNGALETANHFKFLASLYSLNEMPYQAGVTLEKAVKAKKVKKDKSTVSTLGAYFHNAKHYNKAAKFYIEAADFDNDSELYRKAGSMFVTSEDYALAVKNLSKALELGNKKKGQIHLDLAEAYLQQEKYKLAYQNVRKAIDYPQTKKFAKSWSQYIKDKAIRKGVKI comes from the coding sequence ATGAAAACTTTATCTAAAGTGACCGCGCTTGCCTTATTAATTTCACTTGGTGGTGCAGTTTATTCTGCACCAACTTTGGCGAAAGCAGATCCTGCGAAGATTGAAGAACGCAAGAAACGCAAAACCAAGGTGATGGGTGAACGTACTGGTAAAAAAGTTGTAAAAGCATTTGATGTATACAACGGCGACCAGGAAAAGGGAATCGAGGGCGATGTAGCTGGTGCGCTTCAAATGATGAAGGAAATTGAGCCTTCAGATGAGTTTGATAGAGCACAAGTTAACTACTACATGGCGCAAATGAGCTACCAGCTTGAAAAGTTTGACGACGCAATTCGTCTTGCTAAAGCGGCAGCTAAGCCAGATGTTCTTAACTTTAAAGACCAAGCAACTGTAATGAAGCTTATTGCAGACTTACAGCGTCAAGAAAAACAGTATAAAGATGCTCGTGATTCTTACTACGCTTGGATGGATTTTACGGGTGAAGAAGACGCAAAAGTGTATTTAGCGATTGCATCAATTTACTACGAAACCAAAGAGTATAAGAATATCATTGCTCCGGCAGACCGTGCAATTGAGCTATCTAAAAAAGAGCCAATAAAAAGTGCTTACGACCTAAAAGTTGGTGCTTATGTTGAGCTTAAGCAGTTCAATAACGCGGTTAAGACAAGTGAAGAGCAAGTTAAGATTTGGCCAAATGAATATAAACTTTGGACACGTTTAGCATCGTTCTACATGCAGCAAGAAGACTATAAAAAAGGTCTGGCAGCTGCGAAGGTTGCAGAGCGTAATGGTGCGCTAGAAACAGCAAACCATTTTAAATTCCTAGCAAGTTTGTATTCACTTAACGAAATGCCTTACCAAGCAGGTGTTACACTTGAAAAAGCGGTAAAAGCAAAGAAAGTTAAGAAAGACAAATCTACGGTTTCGACACTAGGTGCATATTTCCATAATGCTAAGCATTATAACAAAGCAGCTAAGTTCTACATTGAAGCAGCTGATTTCGATAATGACTCTGAGTTATATCGTAAAGCAGGCTCAATGTTCGTAACGAGCGAAGACTATGCACTAGCGGTTAAAAACCTTAGCAAAGCACTTGAGCTTGGCAATAAAAAGAAAGGTCAGATCCACTTAGACCTTGCAGAAGCATACCTTCAGCAAGAAAAGTATAAGCTGGCTTATCAAAATGTTCGTAAAGCGATAGATTATCCGCAAACGAAGAAATTTGCTAAGAGCTGGTCTCAGTATATTAAAGACAAAGCGATCCGTAAGGGCGTTAAAATTTAA
- the apt gene encoding adenine phosphoribosyltransferase: MTLSVSDLELVKNSIATVPDYPKPGIMFRDITSLLAEPKAFQTVQKALVEKYKNQEFDVIIGTESRGFIFGAPLALELGIPFVPVRKPGKLPRETVSQSYQLEYGEDTLEIHKDAIKAGDKVLLVDDLLATGGTIEATVKLVEKLGGNATDAAFVISLPELGGEARLDGLGLNILKLVEFEGE; encoded by the coding sequence ATGACTTTGTCAGTTTCAGACCTAGAACTAGTAAAAAACAGCATTGCGACTGTGCCAGATTATCCAAAACCAGGCATTATGTTCCGCGATATTACTAGCTTATTAGCTGAGCCTAAAGCGTTCCAAACCGTGCAAAAAGCACTGGTAGAAAAATACAAAAACCAAGAATTTGATGTAATTATTGGTACTGAATCTCGCGGCTTCATTTTTGGGGCACCGCTTGCACTTGAATTAGGCATTCCATTTGTCCCTGTGCGTAAGCCAGGCAAATTGCCACGCGAAACGGTATCGCAGTCGTATCAACTTGAATACGGTGAAGACACCCTTGAAATTCATAAAGATGCGATTAAAGCGGGCGATAAAGTATTGCTAGTAGACGACTTATTAGCAACTGGCGGCACTATCGAAGCAACCGTTAAATTGGTTGAAAAACTCGGTGGTAACGCAACCGACGCAGCATTTGTTATTTCATTGCCAGAACTTGGCGGTGAAGCGCGCCTAGACGGCCTAGGTTTAAACATACTTAAATTAGTTGAGTTTGAAGGCGAGTAA
- a CDS encoding TraR/DksA family transcriptional regulator, producing the protein MTVSLELFKRRLEVELEALRKEVIEHYGQVQPAIVNDLHAINYSDWPDFLEQHFLLNHEPKLSRLIQLEAAIAQFEIGQYGYCADCEEPIELELLDNDPATQRCKACSH; encoded by the coding sequence ATGACCGTGTCACTTGAGTTATTCAAACGTAGGCTTGAAGTAGAATTGGAAGCGTTACGCAAAGAGGTAATTGAACATTATGGACAAGTTCAGCCCGCAATTGTTAATGACTTACATGCTATTAACTATAGCGATTGGCCAGACTTTCTGGAACAGCACTTTCTATTAAATCATGAACCTAAACTGAGTCGATTAATTCAGTTGGAGGCGGCAATTGCACAATTTGAAATTGGCCAATATGGCTATTGTGCAGACTGTGAAGAGCCTATTGAATTAGAGTTACTCGATAACGACCCAGCAACACAACGCTGTAAAGCATGTTCCCATTAG
- a CDS encoding MotA/TolQ/ExbB proton channel family protein: MKKLFKGLAVATVLSVSAGAALNAHADTAALDKILEQVKQDRISSGKINKQREQEFLSARADKQALLKKAQRELAAEEARGDRLKKQYAQNEATLASKEAELETAKGTLGEMFGVVRRAASETIGSIEASLVSAEKPGREEVLRSLAAAKELPTTRELEELWIGLQTEMTESAKVSSFETTVAQLDGSEVNAKVTRIGNFNLISDQGYLIYHPETKQIQPLGRQPDGYVLSSAEALRATPAGSYTGFYTDITRGSILRLNTQKATHEERFHQGGTVGYLIAVLLVIGFIIAIIRLADLTLTTGKIRSQLKNLNTPNENNPLGRILKVYQDNKSEDVENLELKLDEAILRETPRIEAGVNIIKIFAAIAPLMGLLGTVVGMIETFQQITLFGTGDPKIMAGSISMALVTTALGLIAALPLILVHAIVASRSKSVLHILDEQSAGIIAAHAEKEKA; encoded by the coding sequence ATGAAGAAACTATTTAAAGGTTTAGCAGTTGCTACTGTTCTTTCTGTTTCTGCAGGTGCTGCGCTAAATGCACACGCAGATACAGCTGCTCTAGATAAAATCCTTGAGCAAGTTAAGCAAGACCGTATCTCGTCTGGCAAAATTAACAAGCAACGTGAGCAAGAGTTCTTATCAGCTCGTGCTGACAAGCAAGCGTTATTAAAGAAAGCTCAACGTGAACTAGCGGCTGAAGAAGCTCGCGGTGATCGTCTTAAGAAGCAATACGCACAAAACGAAGCGACACTAGCGTCTAAAGAAGCAGAACTAGAAACTGCGAAAGGTACGCTTGGTGAAATGTTCGGTGTTGTACGTCGTGCTGCATCTGAAACAATCGGTTCAATCGAAGCGTCACTAGTTTCTGCTGAAAAGCCAGGACGTGAAGAAGTTCTTCGTTCTCTAGCTGCTGCTAAAGAACTACCAACTACTCGCGAACTAGAAGAGCTTTGGATTGGTCTTCAAACTGAAATGACTGAGTCTGCGAAAGTATCATCTTTCGAAACTACAGTTGCTCAGTTAGACGGTTCAGAAGTTAACGCAAAAGTTACACGTATTGGTAACTTCAACCTTATCTCTGATCAAGGTTACTTAATTTACCACCCAGAAACTAAGCAAATCCAGCCGCTAGGCCGTCAGCCTGATGGTTACGTATTGTCTTCTGCTGAAGCGCTACGTGCTACTCCAGCTGGTTCTTACACTGGTTTCTATACAGATATCACCCGTGGTTCAATTCTACGTCTAAACACGCAGAAAGCGACTCACGAAGAGCGTTTCCACCAAGGTGGTACAGTTGGTTACCTAATCGCAGTACTACTAGTTATTGGTTTCATCATCGCGATTATTCGTCTTGCTGACCTTACACTAACTACTGGTAAGATCCGTTCACAGCTTAAGAATCTTAACACACCAAACGAAAACAACCCGCTTGGTCGTATTCTTAAAGTTTACCAAGACAACAAGTCAGAAGATGTTGAAAACCTTGAGCTTAAGCTTGATGAAGCGATTCTACGTGAAACGCCACGCATCGAAGCTGGTGTTAACATCATCAAGATCTTCGCAGCTATCGCACCTCTAATGGGTCTATTAGGTACTGTTGTAGGTATGATCGAAACATTCCAGCAAATCACGTTATTCGGTACAGGTGATCCGAAGATCATGGCTGGTTCAATCTCAATGGCACTAGTAACTACTGCTCTAGGTCTAATTGCGGCACTACCGCTAATCCTAGTTCACGCTATCGTTGCAAGCCGTTCTAAGTCTGTACTACACATCCTAGATGAGCAAAGCGCTGGTATTATTGCTGCTCACGCGGAGAAGGAGAAAGCCTAA
- a CDS encoding energy transducer TonB: protein MIRFLFSLIAGGAVTFGLFYFMAFLISGGDKRAANDQEQIVVEIMTNPPESKVQERKRVPPPPPPPPKQPPKPQPPQPDNSSNNNSGLQFNMPSIDVGGTAGGLDGPGAFGRDGDATPIVRIEPKYPPQAARDGKEGWVQLRFTIDEVGGVTDIEVINAEPKRIFDREAKRALRKWKYKPKIVDGKPQRQAGIEVQLDFKLDQG, encoded by the coding sequence ATGATTCGTTTTCTGTTTTCACTGATTGCAGGTGGGGCAGTTACTTTCGGCTTATTTTATTTCATGGCGTTCTTGATTTCTGGCGGCGATAAACGCGCCGCTAATGACCAAGAGCAGATTGTAGTCGAAATTATGACGAATCCGCCTGAATCAAAGGTGCAGGAGAGGAAGCGTGTACCGCCTCCGCCTCCGCCGCCACCTAAGCAGCCGCCTAAACCGCAGCCGCCACAACCTGATAATTCGAGTAATAACAACTCAGGATTACAGTTTAATATGCCATCAATTGATGTTGGTGGTACGGCAGGTGGTCTAGATGGCCCAGGCGCATTTGGCCGAGATGGTGATGCTACACCAATCGTTCGAATTGAGCCTAAATATCCGCCACAAGCTGCGCGTGATGGTAAAGAAGGTTGGGTACAACTTCGCTTTACAATCGATGAAGTAGGTGGTGTAACTGATATTGAAGTAATTAACGCTGAACCGAAACGTATTTTCGACCGTGAAGCAAAACGTGCTTTACGTAAATGGAAATACAAGCCTAAGATTGTTGATGGTAAACCACAACGTCAAGCAGGCATTGAAGTTCAACTTGATTTCAAACTTGACCAAGGTTAG
- a CDS encoding diguanylate cyclase, whose product MIFSFQNASFRDTETGLYNQAYFMEIFNREWHRLIRDNDSLSILLFNPHIRTTSETEKAKLIQVGNILTEQTLRSTDITCRFNEHCFAMGLFGLDTEGTKVIVSRIQNALLEQEKLGLLHCNLSIGAVNVKPELTIEPGAIFEKTITALHYAEQSGINAYQLETYTIH is encoded by the coding sequence ATGATTTTTTCTTTTCAAAACGCCTCATTTCGCGATACGGAAACTGGATTATACAACCAAGCATACTTTATGGAAATTTTTAACCGCGAATGGCATAGGTTAATACGTGATAACGATAGTTTGTCTATTCTATTATTTAATCCACATATCAGAACCACTTCTGAGACTGAAAAAGCAAAACTAATTCAAGTAGGTAATATTCTGACCGAGCAAACTCTACGCAGCACCGATATTACGTGTCGCTTTAACGAGCATTGCTTTGCAATGGGGTTATTTGGACTCGATACCGAAGGTACTAAAGTGATTGTTTCCCGCATTCAAAACGCGTTATTGGAGCAAGAGAAGTTGGGCTTATTGCACTGTAACTTAAGCATTGGCGCCGTGAACGTGAAGCCAGAGCTTACTATTGAACCTGGTGCAATTTTTGAAAAGACAATTACCGCTCTTCATTATGCAGAGCAAAGTGGTATTAATGCGTATCAACTAGAAACATATACCATTCACTAG
- a CDS encoding DNA-binding domain-containing protein, producing MSFQATQNAFMQHIRDPENHQFPDIEDRRLAIYRELFFNNVEGFVSSAFPVLQSLYSEQDWLVLVRKFFSQHDCKSPYFLQISEEFLAFVSNEYTRTAADPEYMLELAHYEWVELALSIADQDPNEKAVSDIQTQPLYFSSLAWRVSYAYPVQFASSENSELSTLEEGNHLVIYRDCDDDIQFVAINAITAHLVQLIESTPGIKFSAIRDTMQQLLPQFDPATLETGLITTLNDLAQKAVLVTK from the coding sequence ATGAGTTTTCAAGCTACCCAAAATGCCTTTATGCAGCATATTCGCGATCCTGAAAATCACCAGTTCCCCGATATTGAAGATCGTCGCTTAGCAATTTACCGAGAGCTTTTCTTTAACAATGTTGAAGGCTTTGTCAGTTCTGCGTTTCCGGTACTTCAGTCGCTTTATAGCGAACAAGATTGGCTGGTATTAGTACGTAAGTTTTTTAGCCAACATGATTGTAAATCACCTTACTTTTTGCAAATTTCTGAAGAGTTTTTGGCGTTTGTATCAAATGAATATACGCGTACAGCGGCCGACCCAGAATACATGCTGGAACTTGCGCACTACGAGTGGGTTGAATTGGCACTTTCAATCGCCGATCAAGATCCCAATGAAAAGGCTGTTTCCGATATCCAAACGCAACCACTTTATTTTTCATCGCTTGCGTGGCGTGTAAGTTATGCTTACCCCGTACAATTCGCATCAAGCGAGAATTCCGAGCTATCAACACTTGAAGAAGGTAATCATTTGGTTATTTATCGCGACTGTGATGATGATATTCAGTTCGTCGCCATTAATGCGATAACCGCGCACTTAGTACAATTAATTGAGTCAACGCCAGGCATAAAATTTAGTGCAATACGCGACACAATGCAGCAACTGTTACCCCAGTTTGATCCAGCTACGCTAGAAACAGGTTTAATCACTACACTTAACGATTTAGCGCAAAAAGCAGTATTGGTCACAAAATAA
- the dnaX gene encoding DNA polymerase III subunit gamma/tau: MSYQVLARKWRPQNFHQLVGQQHVKQALVNALDQNRLHHAYLFTGTRGVGKTTIARIFAKSLNCESGITSQPCGSCNACVDIEQGRFIDLIEIDAASRTKVEDTREILDNVQYAPTRGRYKVYLIDEVHMLSKHSFNALLKTLEEPPEHVKFLLATTDPQKLPVTILSRCLQFNLAALSENEIETQLTHILQQEQLGFEPEALKQLAQSAKGSMRDALSLTDQAIAQTNGNISHQATKQMLGLMDITWAQSLLIAAMASDGDSLLELSAKLGLQNGNYGAVLDDLIKLCHLILVSKLVPSAAQLSDQYADFISELANEADTREIQVYYQLLLNGKKDLMLAPTEQLGFEMVMLKLLAFEPAQMQAQQNQSAQTQPQAQQATPSARVSLKEQLKKQKEALDNKQVTQPQPEPVQPVVEKPAPLAPATEAPAPQQQIAPVQSQEQHSQEQPSQEQLEQQVNQQMDDVLAQAEQLTSQSQAPEMFESQQQQQQQQQQQQQQQQQQQFDSAPEPQQMPEQVVNEQPPVEESSQPSFEQNFNNEAEAIAKILARRNVSGSGSLIQPDGSETSIKKTEPQQRGENGAKPKQSPLEKYRGETQHVAPELIEQLTPEPKQEEAPAPEPQVIEGFESPISQERFAHQQDDWANKIETMGLGGRVRQFALHSIYQQNGAEVSLLVDSEQRHLDSPMLREQLQQALSNLLNTHVELIINFNDVVEQTPFKIQQKIDAFRHQQAVHTIKNDPIITQLMTHFDAELDEGTIKAL, encoded by the coding sequence ATGAGCTATCAAGTTCTGGCAAGAAAGTGGCGTCCACAAAACTTTCATCAGTTAGTTGGGCAGCAACACGTTAAACAAGCATTAGTAAACGCGCTTGATCAAAACCGTTTGCACCATGCTTACTTATTTACCGGTACACGTGGTGTAGGTAAAACCACTATTGCCAGAATTTTTGCAAAAAGCTTAAACTGCGAATCAGGCATTACAAGTCAGCCTTGTGGCAGCTGTAATGCCTGTGTTGATATCGAGCAGGGCCGTTTTATCGACCTAATTGAAATCGATGCAGCGTCGCGTACCAAAGTAGAAGATACGCGCGAAATTCTCGATAACGTGCAATACGCGCCTACGCGTGGCCGTTATAAAGTGTACCTTATCGATGAAGTGCACATGCTCTCTAAACATAGCTTTAATGCGCTATTAAAAACACTAGAAGAGCCACCAGAGCACGTTAAATTTTTACTAGCTACGACCGATCCGCAAAAATTACCCGTCACTATTTTATCGCGTTGTTTGCAATTTAATTTGGCCGCATTGTCAGAAAATGAAATTGAAACACAACTAACGCATATTTTGCAGCAAGAGCAACTGGGTTTTGAACCAGAAGCGCTTAAGCAATTGGCACAAAGTGCCAAAGGCAGTATGCGCGATGCACTGAGTTTAACTGACCAAGCCATCGCTCAAACTAACGGTAATATTAGCCATCAAGCAACCAAACAAATGCTTGGTTTAATGGATATTACTTGGGCACAAAGTTTATTGATTGCGGCCATGGCCAGCGATGGTGATAGCTTATTAGAGTTAAGCGCGAAATTGGGCTTACAAAATGGCAACTATGGTGCGGTACTTGATGACTTAATTAAGCTATGTCATTTAATACTCGTGTCTAAGTTGGTGCCAAGTGCTGCACAACTGAGCGACCAATATGCTGATTTTATTAGTGAACTGGCAAATGAAGCAGATACCCGTGAAATACAGGTGTATTACCAGTTACTGTTAAACGGTAAAAAAGATTTAATGCTTGCGCCAACCGAGCAACTTGGCTTTGAAATGGTGATGTTAAAGTTACTGGCGTTTGAACCTGCACAAATGCAGGCGCAGCAAAACCAATCAGCGCAAACACAGCCACAAGCTCAACAAGCAACGCCAAGCGCGCGTGTTTCGCTAAAAGAACAATTAAAAAAACAAAAAGAAGCACTCGATAATAAACAGGTAACGCAGCCACAACCTGAGCCTGTACAACCTGTAGTTGAAAAACCAGCACCGCTTGCTCCTGCAACAGAAGCTCCTGCGCCGCAACAGCAAATAGCACCAGTGCAATCTCAGGAACAACATTCGCAAGAGCAACCATCTCAAGAACAATTAGAGCAGCAAGTAAATCAGCAAATGGATGACGTACTTGCACAAGCTGAGCAGTTGACGTCACAATCGCAAGCGCCTGAAATGTTTGAGTCACAGCAACAGCAACAGCAACAGCAACAGCAACAGCAACAGCAACAGCAACAGCAACAGTTCGATAGTGCACCAGAGCCACAGCAAATGCCTGAGCAGGTGGTAAATGAACAGCCACCAGTAGAAGAATCGTCTCAGCCAAGCTTTGAGCAAAATTTTAATAACGAAGCCGAAGCCATTGCTAAAATTTTAGCGCGACGCAATGTATCTGGTTCTGGTTCACTTATTCAACCAGATGGTAGCGAAACATCGATAAAAAAGACTGAGCCCCAGCAAAGGGGCGAAAATGGTGCAAAACCAAAACAAAGCCCACTTGAAAAATACCGCGGAGAAACTCAGCATGTGGCACCTGAGTTAATTGAACAATTAACGCCAGAGCCAAAGCAAGAGGAAGCACCTGCCCCAGAGCCGCAAGTTATCGAAGGCTTTGAAAGCCCAATTTCACAAGAGCGTTTCGCTCATCAGCAAGACGATTGGGCAAATAAAATTGAAACTATGGGACTCGGTGGTCGCGTACGTCAATTTGCTCTGCACAGTATTTATCAGCAAAATGGGGCTGAAGTGAGCTTACTGGTTGACAGTGAACAGCGACACCTCGACTCACCCATGCTGCGTGAACAGTTGCAACAAGCACTGTCAAATTTACTAAATACGCACGTTGAATTAATTATTAATTTTAACGATGTGGTAGAACAAACACCGTTTAAAATTCAGCAAAAGATTGATGCATTTCGTCATCAACAAGCGGTGCACACCATTAAAAACGACCCAATTATCACTCAGCTCATGACACACTTTGACGCAGAGCTAGATGAAGGTACAATAAAGGCATTATAA
- a CDS encoding ExbD/TolR family protein, protein MARNKRIREEDDAAVDMTPMLDIVFIMLIFFIVTTSFVKEAGIEVNKPKAAQATKKKNANIFIAIRGNGEVWMDKRQVDVERVSANIERLLAEQPTEVVIIQADKEAKHGVVMKVMDQIKATGDYLKISIAGEK, encoded by the coding sequence ATGGCACGTAATAAACGTATTCGTGAAGAAGATGACGCAGCGGTAGATATGACACCGATGCTAGACATCGTTTTCATCATGCTTATCTTCTTTATCGTAACAACGTCATTCGTTAAAGAAGCCGGTATTGAAGTTAACAAACCAAAAGCAGCACAAGCTACCAAGAAGAAAAATGCAAATATCTTTATTGCAATTCGTGGTAACGGTGAAGTTTGGATGGATAAGCGCCAAGTAGATGTAGAACGTGTATCTGCGAACATCGAGCGTCTATTAGCTGAACAACCTACTGAAGTCGTGATTATCCAAGCGGATAAAGAAGCGAAGCACGGTGTGGTTATGAAAGTTATGGACCAGATCAAGGCTACTGGTGACTACCTGAAGATTTCAATCGCTGGAGAAAAGTAA
- a CDS encoding MotA/TolQ/ExbB proton channel family protein yields MLVLMEIWESVRDFVATGGQVLYVVAIALFLMWVLMIERYWFLTSVFPKMKKGIIANWDARQDTTSWYAHRIREAWISEASEKLDERMLLIKTLVAVCPLIGLLGTVTGMIAVFETMATQGTGNARLMASGISMATIPTMAGMVAALSGVFFSTRLEAKAKMAKNKLIDSLPHH; encoded by the coding sequence ATGCTAGTCCTGATGGAGATCTGGGAATCTGTCAGGGATTTTGTGGCTACAGGCGGCCAGGTACTATATGTGGTCGCAATAGCACTCTTTCTTATGTGGGTATTAATGATTGAGCGCTATTGGTTCCTGACCAGCGTGTTTCCTAAAATGAAAAAGGGAATCATCGCTAACTGGGACGCCCGCCAGGACACTACGTCTTGGTATGCACACAGAATCCGTGAAGCATGGATTTCTGAAGCGTCTGAGAAATTAGATGAGCGTATGTTGTTGATCAAAACATTAGTAGCTGTATGTCCACTTATCGGCTTATTAGGTACTGTAACGGGTATGATCGCGGTTTTCGAAACCATGGCTACCCAAGGTACTGGTAACGCACGCTTAATGGCATCAGGTATTTCAATGGCGACGATCCCAACAATGGCTGGAATGGTTGCAGCACTATCAGGTGTATTCTTTAGCACACGTCTAGAAGCGAAAGCGAAGATGGCTAAGAATAAACTTATCGATAGCTTGCCGCATCACTAG